The following nucleotide sequence is from Pochonia chlamydosporia 170 chromosome 4, whole genome shotgun sequence.
GAGTACAAAATCACCGCATACGGATTCGGATCCATTTTGAACCAAGCCTTGCAGAGATCAGATGTATATTGTGTAACCACAAGAGATGGTGGGCAGAAGAAAAGCCGCCAGGAACCAGACAGCCCAGCCATGCCATCTCGTAGGACGGATCCACCCTCATGCTGCTGAAACACCTTGGTGGTGGGCTTGCGGCGCCAGGCTGAACGACTGAAATGCCTGTGGTCTGCTTCCCCTGGACCCGGGGCAGGGATCATGGCCGGCATCAACGGAAGGCGGGGAGCCTATCACAAGCCATGGCTATCTGCTTTTTGCTCATTGCGGCCGTTGTATCTCAGACTCGGCGAGCACTGGCCATGTGGTTAATATTCTAGGGCTCGAAAATATCTGTGTGACttggaaaaaaaaaaaaaggttGGTCAGTTGTGTCTTTTGAGATCTGTGATGCAGTACGGAGGACTCGGCAGATTGGTTCAAAGTTGAGAATCGCTAAAATCGTGTGGTACGTGGTACTCACTCTCTATTATTGGCGTCTggtttattattatagtTGGTGCGCGCGTGACAATAGAAAGGATTGCATGCCGCAGCTGGACTTTGTGTTGCGAGCTAAGACCCGGGGGTCAGTCAGCCATTTGCCTTTTTGCACAAACGAGTTGGCGTCTCAGGGCAAAAAAAAGCAGATCATGATTGTCACAAATCTTCCCCCGATGATCTTTGTGTTTGCCCCGTCAGGTGGATTTGACGCCAGGAGAAATATTCATAGAGTACTCCGCAGATGTCAGGATGTCCTGAGTTCGCGGAGGATTCGTGCAAGATGGACGGGCCGGCAAATGGCAGCGAGATGCAGGGGAAGGGAAGCCATGCATGAGAGAACCAGCCAATTTGTCGTCTGGAGCAAGGCACGGCTTCACCCACATTCCATTCAAAGGCGTGGGCTGCCTGCCAGTACCAACAATGCGGAGGACAATCCTGTTGTTCGCCCTCCATTCCAGGGGATGGCCGCTAGTTCGGTTGGTTGTTGGTACCAAGCAGCATTTGAGGTTTTGGCGCGACACGGACGTGGTGCGATCCGAACGAGGCAGACGTGGCTTTCATCAATAGTGTATCAAAGACGAGGACGAGTTGACGATGCAATGACGTCTCATCTCGTCTTTCGGCATGAATGCCAGAAAAGTAATTTTTTCGTGCTTTTTTGGGTATCAGAGTGATGGCGAATGACCCAAAAGGACTGGTCAGGATGGCATGGTTGGCCCCTTTGTGCAGAAAGCCCCCTTCGCCCCTTTTGCTTGGCTGCATCACAGAGTCGTGCTGGGGACATTTCCTCACGACTCTGGTCGGAGTAATCAGTGATTTGTGTTGCAGCGAGATGCGGACAGCTATCGAGTTCGAGCTAGCCAAAAGAGTTtgcgtccatgtctggtggctgttgtgCTGTCTCCCTGTTGCCAACCACCACGACGTCGAGGAACAGacatggagaagatggcagaGATGGGTGGCCAGGGtcaggaggaggagcaggatcAAGACCAGGATAGCACAGCCAACTTGAACCCATGCATATCCATGCaatccatgccatgccacgCCATGGCACCCGCATCCGTGTccattcaattcaatcaacCAGGCCTTGCTAAAgaatttcatcttggctggccaagtGAGACTCGGAGCATCCTAGCCTTTCGTCTCGCGTATATCCGGAGCATCATCAATCGGTGTCTCTCTTCCAGCTTCCGCGTCAGTCAATCGATCTCGCCAACTCCTCTGTGCTCTGGAACATGATGAATCTAGTCTGGTGCACCGCCACTTGACTATCGCCCCTGACGTGCGTGTCTTCAAGTTCGCGTTTGTGTGCAACAAATGCACCAACGGTGATGTCAAGccaactactccgtactccgtactccatcACATTCTCTTTTGGCACGCACatttcttgccttgccttgccttgccctgCCTCCTCGTGCCGCTTGGCCTCgtgtctcgtcttgtcttttCGTCCACAACCAGACCTCCCACCCCGGTTTTCTCCATCCTTTAACAATTGTGTTACCGCCGCTTTCTCTCCCACATCGCACCGTTTTGGCGTCTTCCTTTTTACTTTCCCTTCTCATTCTTCCTCCAAGGCTTTGCTCTCTTGTCCCTCCCGCCGTTCGTCCTGCTTCAGCAATTCTCCCATCCGTCCTCAATAATTTACGATAATCCCGACTCGGCTTCATCGCTTGTAATCCAACCTTATCCCTGCCATCAACGTCCAACCATCTCCACCGTCATCCTGTGGCGCGAATTAGGCCTTGTCAGCCCAGCAAGGAACCCACTCAAACACCTTGAGCAGCAATCTCTTGCTCTGCCACGGTCAATGCCCAGTGCAGCGAGCCATCGGGCTGTGTGCTAAATTTATTCGCCCAAGCAaaatcagaccagacaaggccATCCACCACTCGACCGCCCAAGGCCGAAGCAGTCAAGTCCGTGAGCTGTGCTTGCTGACGCCTGGCACCAAAAAGCCGACCACTCGCTCCACGTATTGGCAATACAGCCACCCACTCATCACTCGCCCTGTCATAGTTTGTTGCTGTCTGACGCCAACCAGCACAAGACAGACGCACACAAGCACCGGCCACACACAGCCAGACTCCCACGGACAAAGCAGCAGGAGACGCCCTCACTCACCCCAAACCAAACCTAGCCGCGGAGCCACTCACTCCTTGTCTCACTCTCTCGCCATCCAGAgttttcctttcttccttcttccgCTCCATCCAGCCCGCCGCCTGATCGACCATCGACGGTTCTTGACGACCCGACCCTTCGCTCCAACGGCTGCGAATCGCCAATTTTAATTAACTAGAGCCTCTCGCTGCTCCGTCGCTCATTTATCCACGACTCCCTCAAACTATTTCGATTCGATTGCGGCTGTGCCGGACCGATCCCATCAGGCCACACGCTGAAATCGGcctttgtttcttctccttcaatCCACGCAAGCTTTCCTGTCATCTCGTCCCTGCGCGCGCGCTCACTGCTGCCAGACAGCGCTCTGTATTCGGCTGCGTGATACGATtcggcttcatcttgtctCAATTTTCGAGTTTTAATAGCCGCCCTACTCTACCGTCCGGTTTACTTCCTCGCTGTCCCTCATGCCAGGCTACAATTCGCAGTATTCCCCGTCACTAGTGAAAATGGAACACTCACGACAATACGGCGGCCGAAAGCGAATGTCATTGGGCAACATTCTCGGTGACCCTTTTGCGCTGGCtaccatttccatttctctTGTTGGTCCTCCCTTTTCCGCCCATTGGCTCAGCACATGTTTCGGCACTGTTAGAGCTGGTGTGGAATTGCTCTCTCCATTTCGCTAACCAACGTGTACATAGCTTGCTTGGTTTATTACCTTTATCTCCTGCGTCATTGCACAAGTCCAGGCCAATCAAAAGAAGGGACTTCCCGCCTCTGACAACCCCGACGGCAACTTTCCGCCATTCGCTTGGTGGGCAGTCGTGTACAGCTTGTTTCTCATCATcggcgtcttcgtcgtcgtcgctaGCGATGCTATCCAGACCTACCACGTTGCCGTTACCGGCTATCTCGCTGGAGGAATGGTCCTGGTGACCTCTGGGGTTAACTCGCTAGTGTATTCCAAGAATGGTGCCAGGGAGGCCGCGGCTGCTGGTTTCATTCTTTTGTccatggtggtgattgtcTGGATCTTCTACTTTggttcaacaccatcctcaacaCCCCGAGCGTTCTTGGATTCATTTGCCCTTACGAAGGACTCTTCCGCAGTGCACAGCCAAGCAATGAATGGATATGGTGGTACTGGCCGACCCGAAACGTCCAACTCGGTCCAACCACCGCAAATGTACACATCCGCCCAACTCAACGGTTTCGAGAACCCTTCGCCTGTGGGCGGTGCTTCTCAGGCTCCACCAGCCCCCAGCATGCCTTCATACGGCAACAACACATTGCAACCGAACAGCAAGCCCAACGACGAAGAGGTGCTGCCCCCCACCGAGTATCCTTATCAGGCCAAAGCCATCTACAGCTACGAGGCCAACCCTTCAGATGCAAACGAGATTTCCTTCAACAAGCACGAAATCCTGGATGTATCGGACGTCAGTGGACGCTGGTGGCAAGCAAGGAGACGAGGCACTGGCGAAACCGGCATCGCTCCCAGCAACTACCTCATACTGTTATGAGCTAACGACGAGAAAAACGTACACATACATTAAATCTTCCAGCACAGCGAgcatgatgaagaatggccATGATCCGGGACGCAGAGcaccaaacaaaaacacCCTTATATATCCTATCGTTGGGCTCAGACCCTGACTACTCAGCGGATTAGTTGCCAAACCTTGGCTGCGGCTTCACTGTTCGCTCAAGGACCGCCCCGAAGCGATGACTTCCGGACCATCTCATCTCTCATGCTTGATTTTACTTTCCCGCTCTTCGAATTTGTCGTTTCTGTCTCTTCTACAAACCCCTTCCTTGACTTCTTTTTATATTTTTCGCAAACGCACTCGGGTTACTGGGACATGTATTGGATGGAGTACATTTGGACGATGATCCCCACATTGGCGCTGGCAGAAAAGCACCTCTGCCACATTAGCCTTGGTTTTTCTTGATTTTTCTACTTTTTACTTTTTCTATCATCTTGTTTATTTTTCCAACATTGTTGTAGCTCTCGAACACGGGATGGGGAAGCCACTGTTATGAAATGACCTACGGGTCTAGTAGTGGTCTGGCATGGAGGCATGGATTCGTCAGCATCCCGAATGACATTAAGGCCCGAGACTGGGAACATGCAAAGAGGAGGTTGTGCGACACGTGTATATTGAGGTCGCGTGTGATTTGGTGTATTGAGCCTTGAGGTGATGGGTACCAGTCCATAGTCAATAAAGGTGAAAAGTCAATTCATATGGGTGTAATGTGAGGTGCAACTTGAACTCGGAGTGTTTCCTAAGTCTCATCATACGCTCAGATCTTGATTGTATTTACCCACAAGCTCTGCGATGTATTGATTTCTCATCTCACAACCCCAAGTAAGTAAGCAAGCCTCAACTTGACCCCCTCAACCGACAACCTTCCTTGGATTCGCATACACTACGAACACCAACATTAGCTCAGTTCCAGTGGAGACATAACTCAACCCCATCTCGTACAGTCCATCCCTTCCCTGCCGCCACTCACAACGACAATCCTCTCATCAAAAGCGCGGGGATAGTGGAGATGTAACCAACGACACAATCGTCATGGATGTTCGAGGGGAACTACGGAACTACCCAATACCAATTCATACCGTCTAAACCAGAACCTCGGCTCGGGAAATAAGCATCTAGATCAATGTAGATCAGCGTCCATCCCCAGAATCACCTAAACACCAAAATCACATAAAAGCCATCACCCACCCAAACCAAgtacaccaacacatcaccatcaaaatGCTCCTctctctgctcctcctccccgtAACCACGGCCCTCCAAGCcgccaacttcaacatctcaaccCCCCTCGCCGAAGCCCACGCCTGCACAGCCCCCTGCCAGCGCCGTCtaaacaacaccatccccgCGGACATATCCCTCGTAggcctcaacctcaacccctTCtacaccaccgccgccaacttctcctcctccctaCCCCCAGGCCAGATCCTCAAACTCCAGCCCGTGGACCCTTCAACACTGACTATCGACGGCGGCGCAACCATCTTCCGCATCCAGTACACATCtctcgactttgacaactCCACCGTCCCGGTGACAGGCTTCATTGCCTTTCCCTACACGCCGCATTTCTCTCCTCAAACTTCCCCTCACAAACCAAAATACAGACTCGCGGCGTTTGCCCACGGCACAATTGGCATATTCCCCGGGTGCGCGCCGTCCAACGGTCCCGCCCTCTACGACTATTCTACATGGCAGCCCGTCCTGGAGCGCGGCTATGCCGTCGTGGCAACAGACTACGCCGGCCTAGGGAACAACTACACCACACACAAGTATCTCAGCTTCCCAGCCCACGTACACGACATATACTACGCCGTGGAAGCAGCACGCTCCCTCTTCCCCACGTCCTTCACCAAAGAATGGATCTCGTTCGGCCACTCCCAAGGCGGAGGAGCAGTCTGGAAACTCGCAGAGAGCAAACACGCCCACAAACACTCAAACTACCTAGGCAGCGTGGCCATCGCCCCCGCCACATTCTTCATCCACCAGCTCCTCGACTCCCTCAACTCAACTTCCGAAAAAGGCGTCGGCGCCGGCTTCCTACCATACTTGCCCATCGCAGCGCAGCGCGTCATCCCCACGTACAAAGAGGAGATTCTATCGCCCGTGCTACGAAACAGGACACAGCTAGCCATCAAGGCGCAGTTATGTCTGAATACGGTGCTCGGACTGAGTCTGGACCTCAACGCCAGTGAGATTGTGTCCGTGGCCGGCGCAAAGAGAGATATACCCACGCTGTTGAGGTGGGAGGGGATGGTTGCGCCTGCGCAGGGGGTAAAGACTTCCGCGCCGGTTTTTGTAGTCCAGGGCCAGAATGATACGGCTGTGTCGTGGAGGACGACGGTTCAGGCGTGGGAAAGGTCGTGTGGTGTGGGTAATGAGGTGCATTTGAGGTTGTTTCCTACGCAGGGACATCGGCCGAGTTTGACGGCTGGGGCGGCGGAGTGgcttggctggatggatTATCGGTTtgagaggagaggagagaCGGAGGGGGATGGGAGGTGTAGCAAGGTTGTGAGGGCGCCGTTTAATATTGAGTATGTTAGGGCTCCTACGGATTTGGACTTGAAGCCGTTTCTGCGGTAGCGGATGAGGTGTAGGATTGGAAGAAATATTGTGAAGGAGGCGGGAaattggtggtgagatgatGATTTATGAATGTGATATTGGCTGTACAAGGTCATCTGTGCGGAAGAGATGAAATGATAATAATCATGATCTATCTATGTGAACCTTGCTATATGGGTGACATCTAATTCAGGTATCCGAGGCGGCTGGTGATAATAACGCAGTCTTGCCTTATCCGCATGAAAATATCTCTCTCCGCTCAGATTGGTGGTAGATAGCCAGCTTTAATTCTTCATCTCAAGATACAGACACCTCAGTTCTACCGGGTCCCAGCCTCCAATACCGGTGGCAGTCGCCAAGCTCGTTTGGCTCGCGGCCAAGTCACATCCGAGTCACTGCTCGGTGGTGAAGTCAAGATGAAATCACATCTCACATTGCATCAGGTCAAGAGTCGGCATACATCCGGAAGACCCGGCCAACTGCTATACCCGACAGATTGACCCGCATCTTCGGTGCTGCATGAAAGTGAGACCTCAGCATGACGAATCCTCTTAGTCGAGGAGCTGAACATTGTGGGTGATTGTGCCTCTAGCCGTGCTGGCGGCAGTGGCCGGCTATCAACATACCAGTCATGTTGCCTCCGCTGCGTTGGGCTGAACTGCACAGCGCTAAGCAGACTGCCGCCTCGACTTCCCATTGCGGCTTTGCCTTCATTTGTGATGTCTCATTCGGCTCAGTTCAAGACAATTTCGAACAGCTCCCTGACAAGTGGCAGGCTAGTTCGCCACACCAATGAGCTATAGGGGCACCTGCACATGGCCACTCGCCAGGCTGGCATGATTATCGTCCCATCGTCGGCCATCACAAAGAAGTAGGCTAGACTACTAGTCATCGTAACTACTGGCCATTATGTGTCAAGTCGCTTCCGCAATTCCCGTTCTTTTTGTAGAACCTCAAGTTCTAGCCGTTCCACTCCATAGCGGAGCGCTTCTTTGCGTTGGCGAACAATGCGTGCTCTTAGCTTGTCTTCCCCGGTCAATTTGCGACCCTTGGCCGCCGTCTTTTTATCGCCGTCTTCGGGTCGGGAAAGACGGCCCTGTTGAAGTTCTGCTCGAGCCTTGAGAGTTTCAATTCGTCGTTCTTGTCGTTCAATTTGTGCGTCAGCTCGAGAAAGTAAGAGTGCAATGTACGGTCCGATCTCGTCTCGGAGTGAGGCTTCAGCAGTAGCAAGCGTTGTTTGTGGAATAAGTTCGTAGTGCTATTGGGTTTGCATCGTCAGGATTgcagccaagaacaagcttTCAATGTGTTGCACATACTCTGACAGTCTTCAAAACCTTGATGAGTCGTGGAAAGTCGGATACACCGCCATCCAGCGTCTCTACCGACGATTCAAGAAACCTGAGGGAGCTGCGCAACGATGAGACGCAGTCGGCATATGATGCCGGACCGGGGGCGGAGGCCGTCGTGGCCATTTCTGAAGGGGGCGGTGGCAGGGGGACTCTCGGAGACGTCTCGAACGCAGAGGGCTCACGATGTCCTGCGCTGGGTGTTGATTTCGTTGCCGCGACGGATACCACAAGTCGGAGGATCGTGAGAAATAGCAGTGTGTTGTAGCTCGTACGTAAAATCGCGAAGACCGCAAATGCACCAAGAATGCGGACTTTTGTCTCGTCGCAATAAGACAGCTGCGCAGGGGCACAGCGAAGGGGCCGGCTGGGGGAGGGCGGCCAAAAACTCACGatgcttcaaatgttgttgtggttgttgagtCGAGCTCGAGTGGAGCGCTGGTCGAGGCACAACAGCGCGTCTCAAAAagaacagaccagttgacgcttGACCAGCTTGCGATAGGTGGCAGCCAGGGCCCACCGTTAGCGCCACAAACAGGGTCCCACTTGCCTATTTCAGTTCTTTCTCGTTCCTGAGGCCTTGCCAGGCACTGCGATGGCCGGGGGGACTCGGTCGCGgggtgctggtgatgctgcatCTACGAGGCAGGTGTGAGCGAGCAAGAGGTTGGCAATCAGAGGCACACGCATGATAAATGTTGAGAGCTTCATGGCATCTGCATCTACTCTTGAAGTACTCCGCACTCTGGTAGAGATCTGCATTTCATCTTGTACGTCGTGACTGAGGAACCGCTTAAACACAGAAGGGGTTCTGTTTCATTTTGCTGTATTCCGTTGGCATCCACACCTCGGGCAGGGTGTCAGCTTGCCAgaggaacattgaattctTTTCAATTTCCATCATCATATGTGCCCGCATCAGCGCCCCAACTTTGCGAACTAACATTGAGATAATCATTCAGTGTGAGTCCTTCCACCCTTCACTATATTAAATATATCCCAATAGGATAGGGCTTTGGAAACAAGGATTTGGGTATCTTGAGCGAGCTAATCCACGGCCACGACCCTGTCTCGGACTTTGCGATGGTGTGGAAGATTCACCCGATGGCAGCAATCGACCTCGAAGCGACACTTGTCGGCGAATATGGTTCAACCGTCTTTCACCGGTTCATCCATATTCTTCTTGAATGCccaacatgtccaacttgtcaTAGTTGACACTTGGTCATGCATCTCAACTGTTGCAAAGGATTTCCTCAGGATTCAGCGTGCGGGAACTCGTGTTGCCCACGGCCGGATGACTAATCGCAGTAACAACCTCAAAGCTCAACTCTCCACCACTCTTCTCGCCTTCTTCTATGTCTCACCATCTACACGAGCTTATTTGCACTGGAATGCTGTCAAATGCATGCCAGATCTTTGCTTttacgatgatgacttgCCGGCCACCCTCTTTTTTTTGTTGGCCCAGCTGTCTCCTCGCCACAGCCTGTCCACCATCCTCCTAGACAGGTTGTCACCTTCAGTAAGGCCGGGATGCCTTCCCCCCATGGAACAGGAAGATACACAGACATACCCACGTTTTGGTGCAACATCTTATTCGATACCGAGATCTCTTGCAGATGCCTTGAGTTATAATTAACTGACTGTCCTGCTTCTATATATGTCAGATCTCTCAACCGTATTCCCGGTGCAtcgcttcttcatcatcgtcatcgccTCTGGTAATTGTCGCCGGACCATGTCTCTGGCATAAGCTCAACAATCGCTGCGTCGTTTGTCACTTGACCGAGCATCGTGTTGACAAGGCATGTAACGCAGCATGCCAGCTGCTTGGGTGCGGTCTCCCCGGCTGCGGCACATGAAGCCATCGTGACCGATTTGGGCTAATGGCCACTCGTCAGCACATCAAGGCGGTGCATCGTGAGATTGGTCGTGGGAGGATACGCCTCCCAAGCATGTTATGACCCAATGATGCAGCCAATCCTCCCTTGCCGAGTGAGACCTTCACCCATCCCCCCATGCACTTACCAGCCCACCCAAACCCCAGAGATTTTACCCATATAATGCGGAGTGCCCGCCGGTCTTTGTCTTTCTGGCCGTTGTCTACAGGCAGGCAAGCTCTTGTGTGGGTTGTTTCTCTTGTGGGTGAGTATGTATGCACCTGAGCTCGTGGCCACTATCCACGGCTGCCACCATCCCCAACTGGGATATTATCCCCAAATTTTCGCATGGCTCACCTGCcggcagctgcagctgcctaTGGTGTCCATGATCATGGCTTGCGATTCCTTAACGAAGAATGGAACGACAGCATATCCAACGGAAACCCTTTCACTCTGAAATGGAATCAATCGTTGGTCAAGTATGGCGCTGAGCTGGGACTCTTCAAGGTTTCCTATCCTGctgatggcgttgttgtTTACGACTTGGTAGCCAACTTAACTGGTGTGTACCCTGGCTTATTCCCTTGAACGTTTCAACTCACTGATAGAGTGGTGTGATAGATTCCATGGAAGACGCATCTTGTGTGTGGACACCAGAGGCATTGGAGAATGAACTGTACGCCGTCTGGCTTACCAACGGCCAACATGTCCATCGAAACTGGACTCTTTCTCCTCCCTGGAtcccaaaagaagaagtaagTCTATCTCTATATTCTTCACTTGGCGTGGCATCTTATCGCATATGCTGCGTCTAATTCTATCCATCCATGCACAATATTCAAGATACCAAACTCTTCATATGCCTAACGACAACGTGCTCAAGTCTAGGCCCCGTTTGCATTGGGCAGCACCTATCATCATCGTTGTTGTCTGTCTCCTAGTTCTCTACGCCATATGTTTGTCGATATACCTTGCATATCGTCGGCGGAAACGAGAAAAACGAGCAAAGGAGGACGCCACTCCACACCAGGATGTGAGCCGGAACAACTCTGTTGATTCTGCCATCACGGTGCAGACAGTCACGGAGTCCGAAGAAGGCGTCAAGTCAAAACCTAGTATCTGGCTCATCACTCACCCGCCTGAAGAGCAAGACATCACTACTGGAGAACTCTGGAAGGATGACGACACAGTCGTGGAGCctgttggccgtggcgacAGATCAGCTCTGCAATCACCTGTATAGCTGGCACGCACATTTTGGTTGCATAGAATAAAAGGAGGCGCTTGCATTAACTATAATACCTCGAGGTCTTGACGGTAGAGACGGAAACAAGAGTCTATAGGGCATGAGTGCGTATGTACTATTCATTTGGCAATTTTTTATGTTGGTATGCATTGGGGTAAAAAAACAAGGGAAATCGGTGTTTGGGAATTGATGGACATGTATAAAGAATACCTGATGATTGGAGGGTCTCAATGCTTGCTTCAAGATTTAGCAAAACATTGTGACACTGGCAGTTCAACTTTGGAATTGAATCAGATTTATGCTGGAATAGTTGGTTATAGTTGCCAAGTGACGATGTGCATGTATCAAGAGCCGTACCGTGGTACACAATTAGCCACCCATACGCCCGCCATGTGACAAGCATTAGAGGGACATCTTCAATTATGATCAGGCCATGGAGATGCCTAATCAGCAGAATAAACACCACTGGTTTGGATATTTAAGGGAGCGCCACCGACTGACGGCACTGGTGTAGGGTAAGATCAACTCCCCCGACTTTAGGAGCCAACAGCAAGTACAAGACGTTCAAACCATTTTCATCAAACGGACCCCTAAATAAGGTTAGGTATTGCCACCTGGAGTTTTAAAGAAGCCACGTGTGCACGGCTGACGCGGGCTGGACGTAACTATGAAGCCCAACCAGAATCATTACACATTCTTCGAACCAAGAGCGGTTTTATGTTGACTTTAAATAGACGTCTGCTAGCTTGGAGTCAAAACCTCATTTATACAAGGGAGAAGTCTACTTCGTAATCTACTCAGAATCACtatcctcttcctcatcatcttcaatatTCAGGCCCATACTCTGCACTACGCCCGGAGGAACAGCATACATGACACCCATTGCCACCACACCCAGGGCACTAACCGCCGGACTCTCAAGCTGGAAATTCTTTCCCCAGAACTTGAACACGTCTGCTCCTCGTCGACCCATTCGATCTGGTCCCTGAGCGGAGTTGATTGCCTTCCTTTGGGCCTTGGCATAAGCCTCGAGGAGTTGTGTCCAATGCTCGTGACTTCGCTGATGGGCTGCTTCTTGGTCCTGGGGAGTTTCGATGGTTTTCACAGCAGGGTGAGAGGATATGTggatggaaggagaagagtttCTTTGGGCACTGGATGAGTGTAGTACTTCTAGCTCTTTGTGGGTTAGCTGTTGTGAAGATGCATAAAGGCGCAAAACGTACTGTTCTCATCATTCAGCGTTCTAACGCTTTCGCAGTACCAGCATATGCACTCCGAGTATGGAGCCGAGTACTTGGCCATATAAGCCTGGCATGTCCATTCAAAAGAAGTGCTTAGCAGAGTTTCGTCCATGTTATCAGTATGATCTAAGATGGAACCCATTTTCTTCACTGTCCATGCTGCGTAGCTCCTTGGACCCAAGATGTGTGTATGCCACGCCAAGTCAATGTCTACTGTGGGAATCGCAACACGATCGGGGTGAGCAGCTTGCAAGTCCATGAAACGTGCGTATCTGGTCGAGAGCAGGTCCACTCTAGTAGAACCAGATCTCTTCTCGAGCCAATTGATCTGGTAGTGTTAGATTCGTATGGTCGATGTGGGAGCCGTATAGAAAACTCACTCTCGTTGCGTTCTGTGTGAAAATCGCTAGTCGCATCGTAGCACCGTGCAAGTCGAGGCCAGAAAATGTCGAGTTTTGCCAGTATCTACTCAGCATACTCTTTGCGTAGTGCTGCGCCTCTGATGGAATTTGGTCTGATAAAAGACTGGCTACTTTGTCCCGAACTGTGGCCATGGTTGTTTTACGACTTGCAGTAGGTCTTAATTGCTGTGATAGTTCTGTGGATATCTTTTTGATGAGAAAGCTGGGAAATAAGCGGCTGTCGGTCTTGTCAGAGAGCAGTCCTGGTAGACCAGAATGACGGTCTAGCACGGCTCCAGGTAGCACCACCCCTTCTTTTACTAGATGACAGATGTCATCGCGGAATTTCTCGAGTCGAAGGGCATCGTGTGATAGTTTGAATTGGCAACTTGGACAGCGTTGGCTTAGTTGGCCGTCACCAtatccttctccagcaagaCCGGGGCGTCTGCGAACACGTTAACATGAGCAGACCACCCGAGTTGCGTGATGGTTGTTGACATACTCTTGTCCATTGTAGTCCTTTGGCAGCCCACAAGTTGTCCAA
It contains:
- a CDS encoding mitotic spindle biogenesis protein Spc19 (similar to Metarhizium acridum CQMa 102 XP_007808392.1), translated to MATTASAPGPASYADCVSSLRSSLRFLESSVETLDGGVSDFPRLIKVLKTVRHYELIPQTTLATAEASLRDEIGPYIALLLSRADAQIERQERRIETLKARAELQQGRLSRPEDGDKKTAAKGRKLTGEDKLRARIVRQRKEALRYGVERLELEVLQKERELRKRLDT
- a CDS encoding alpha-ketoglutarate-dependent sulfonate dioxygenase (similar to Colletotrichum gloeosporioides Nara gc5 XP_007280530.1) encodes the protein MTSQELVNKLQSLDLSTTASTTPDTASLLAHLRLLLTFEKLKQQIGFTDGLWDIWDNRAASADNSLEVLVKLREKRWAIYIARAVDRYEEWWNSLPHDMLFEKDMMRGTECRPEKYVKFMDAKPIPWKMEMLPPIDVLLIWHSHMLNPRVYLEDCLRYGLGGLWVSGMPWQLVNATIDRTFTYSVNKECKCGWTRRTERQWDNTKDPLQKLVDCRGCDEEFAIPWTTCGLPKDYNGQERPGLAGEGYGDGQLSQRCPSCQFKLSHDALRLEKFRDDICHLVKEGVVLPGAVLDRHSGLPGLLSDKTDSRLFPSFLIKKISTELSQQLRPTASRKTTMATVRDKVASLLSDQIPSEAQHYAKSMLSRYWQNSTFSGLDLHGATMRLAIFTQNATRINWLEKRSGSTRVDLLSTRYARFMDLQAAHPDRVAIPTVDIDLAWHTHILGPRSYAAWTVKKMGSILDHTDNMDETLLSTSFEWTCQAYMAKYSAPYSECICWYCESVRTLNDENKLEVLHSSSAQRNSSPSIHISSHPAVKTIETPQDQEAAHQRSHEHWTQLLEAYAKAQRKAINSAQGPDRMGRRGADVFKFWGKNFQLESPAVSALGVVAMGVMYAVPPGVVQSMGLNIEDDEEEDSDSE
- a CDS encoding prolyl aminopeptidase (secreted protein) (similar to Metarhizium robertsii ARSEF 23 XP_007817759.1), producing MLLSLLLLPVTTALQAANFNISTPLAEAHACTAPCQRRLNNTIPADISLVGLNLNPFYTTAANFSSSLPPGQILKLQPVDPSTLTIDGGATIFRIQYTSLDFDNSTVPVTGFIAFPYTPHFSPQTSPHKPKYRLAAFAHGTIGIFPGCAPSNGPALYDYSTWQPVLERGYAVVATDYAGLGNNYTTHKYLSFPAHVHDIYYAVEAARSLFPTSFTKEWISFGHSQGGGAVWKLAESKHAHKHSNYLGSVAIAPATFFIHQLLDSLNSTSEKGVGAGFLPYLPIAAQRVIPTYKEEILSPVLRNRTQLAIKAQLCLNTVLGLSLDLNASEIVSVAGAKRDIPTLLRWEGMVAPAQGVKTSAPVFVVQGQNDTAVSWRTTVQAWERSCGVGNEVHLRLFPTQGHRPSLTAGAAEWLGWMDYRFERRGETEGDGRCSKVVRAPFNIEYVRAPTDLDLKPFLR
- a CDS encoding osmosensor protein (similar to Metarhizium acridum CQMa 102 XP_007808390.1); the encoded protein is MEHSRQYGGRKRMSLGNILGDPFALATISISLVGPPFSAHWLSTCFGTLAWFITFISCVIAQVQANQKKGLPASDNPDGNFPPFAWWAVVYSLFLIIGVFVVVASDAIQTYHVAVTGYLAGGMVLVTSGVNSLVYSKNGAREAAAAGFILLSMVVIVWIFYFGSTPSSTPRAFLDSFALTKDSSAVHSQAMNGYGGTGRPETSNSVQPPQMYTSAQLNGFENPSPVGGASQAPPAPSMPSYGNNTLQPNSKPNDEEVLPPTEYPYQAKAIYSYEANPSDANEISFNKHEILDVSDVSGRWWQARRRGTGETGIAPSNYLILL